In Paludibaculum fermentans, the genomic stretch GCGAAGCCGGGCTTTTTCGCGTTTAGAATCAACTGGCTGGAAAGAGCCTACTTGCCGGACTTTTCCTTGTCCTTCTGCTCTTTCTCTTTCTGCTCCGCCTTGCGCTTGTCGTCCCGTTCCTTGCGGAACTTTTCATACTCCACCTGCTGGGCGGGATTGAGCATGGCGTTGATCTCGGCGGTCTGCGCGTCCTGGATCGCCTTCATCTCGGGCCGGCTGCGTTCGCGCAGCTCGCGGAACTTGACCCGGGTCTCATCGAGGATGGTTTCCAGCTTCTGAACCTGCTCTGTCTGGAGACTGAGCCGGTGTTGCATCTCACCGATGTACTCGCGGCGGTAGTCCTCGGGACTCTTGGGGGGCGGATTCTTGGCGCTCACCGTATTCAGGGAATACGAGCGATAGCCCAGGGCGCCAACCACCGTGCCGCTGGCAAAAACAAGGATGAGAGAAAGAGCGAGAGTAGAGTTCGACCGCATCATTTCACGGGAGGCTCCTGCGACCGCCCGGATTCCGTTCCGACCGGGACAACGGCCACACCGCTCAGCATTTGAGCGTTATCGTGAGCATCGGCCAGAGCTTCCAGGTAGGTAGCAGTGTAGACCACCGCCGGACGCTTCGGCAACATTTGTAACATGACAAAAAACAGACTGGCGGCGGCGGCCGCGGCCACAAAGCCGTTGGACCATTTCCAGAGCTGTTTGGTCCAATGCTGGCCACTCTCGATGCGGTTCCAGAGCTTCGGCATAAAATCCGCGGAGACGTCCGGTTCCACGCAAGCGTCCCGGTAGGCCGCCAGCATCCGGTCGAAGTCCTGTTCCATCCGATTTTGCGATTCGCTCATGGCACCAGCATCCTTTCCAAATCCTTCGATTAATCAAACACGCTTGCCCGCGAGGTGCACTCGCCAGGGCCTTCCAACCTTACGGCCATCAACTGCCTGAATCCGCGGATTTCTCTTTCCGCTCCATGCCTTTGGCGCCCCGCGAAGACTCATACGCTTTTAGGACGCGCTGACGCGCCCGAAAGAGTCGGACTTTCAGAGCGTTCTCGTTGACATGATAGACCTTTTCCAGATCTTTCAGCGACAGCCCTTCCACTTCCTTCAACGTCAGCAGGGCACGGTCTTCTTCCGATACTTCGCTGAGCAGCGAATCGACGAATTCCCGTACCTTGGCCCGATGCAGATCGTCGACCTGCACCTTGGTTCCGGCCGAGGCATCGGCCAGCATGACAGCCTGCTCGCTGAGGTCGGACACCCGTGATTCCAGACGGCGTTTCCGCCGCTTCCGCAAGTAGTCCAGCGCCGCGTTGACTGTCAGCCGGTAGAGCCAAGGCTCGAAAACCTCCGGGCTTCTCAACTGATCCAGCGAATAATACAAACGCAGGAACACTTCCTGCGCCACATCCTCCACATCCTCGGGACGCCCGATCAGACGGGAGACGGTCCCAAAGATCCGGCGCCGGTACGCCGTGACGACCTCGTTGAACGCAGCGGGATCGCCCGCCCGCGCTCGTTCCACAACTTCGAAGTCGACCAGCATTGGAGGCAAGGGAGCTGGCGCGACTCCTTAAATTTTCTAACAATAAGGCGCGCCTAGCCTGCACTCAGGTTACAACAATTCCCTACAAGACCGTTCGTGCCGCTAGATGCATGTTAAAATTGGAACTTAGCCCTTCCCCCATGGATTTTCTCTCCGGCCTGAACCCCCAGCAGCGCGAAGCCGTGGCCCATGTCCAGGGCCCTCTTTTGATCCTCGCCGGCGCGGGCAGCGGTAAGACGAGGGTCATCACCCATCGAATTGCCCACCTGATCGATAGGG encodes the following:
- a CDS encoding RNA polymerase sigma factor; this translates as MLVDFEVVERARAGDPAAFNEVVTAYRRRIFGTVSRLIGRPEDVEDVAQEVFLRLYYSLDQLRSPEVFEPWLYRLTVNAALDYLRKRRKRRLESRVSDLSEQAVMLADASAGTKVQVDDLHRAKVREFVDSLLSEVSEEDRALLTLKEVEGLSLKDLEKVYHVNENALKVRLFRARQRVLKAYESSRGAKGMERKEKSADSGS